Below is a window of Myxococcales bacterium DNA.
GTCGACACGTACATCCCCCCGTCTTTGCGCATCGACGCCGCGCCCTTCATCACCACGAACCTCAGCCAGGTGCTCGGGGTCCTCACGGGCAAACAAAAGGCGCTGTCGTCGCAGCGTCGCGAGCGCGACAACTCGAGCGTCGAGTTCTCGGGCAGCGACGTCACACGCTACCTGCAACTCAACGCCGTCAACGGCCTGATCCCGCTCTTCGTGCACATGGGGCGCAGCCCCGACCTACACCCCCATCAGCTTTACCTGTTGCTCATCCAGGTGGCCGGGCAGCTCACCACCTTTTCGGCAGGCACGGATCCAGCGCAGCTCCCGGCCTTCAACTTCACCGACCTGCGCAGCACCTTCGAGGAGCTGTTCGCGGTGATCAAGTCGATGCTCCAGAGCACCGTGCGGGAAGCCCACGTCCCCATTCCGCTGCAGATCAAGCATGGTGTGCATTTTGGCCGCTTCGACAGCGAGCCCGCCCAGCGCTGCCGGGCCTTCGTGGTGGCCGTGAGAGCGGATGGCGTGCCCGAAGATCAGGTTGCCGAGCGGCTCGCAGGGCTTTCGAAGATCGCGTCATGGAACCAGATTCAGTCGGTGGTCCGCGCCGCCACGCCGGGCGTGCCCCTCAAGCTCACACACCGTCCTCCGCCCGAAGTGCCGATCAAGTCGGGCGTGGTGTACTTCGTGGTCGACACCGACAGCAGCCACTGGAAACACGTGATGGACGAAAAGGCCATCGCGATCTATCTACCGCCGCCGTTCGACGCCACCAAAGTCAAGGTCGAACTGCTCGGCATTCCCCCTCGCAAGGAGTGAGCGCGCGAACCTCACGTTCGTTGCGCATGTGACGTCATGGACAGGCTCAACGAAATCACCAAGGACAGCTTCGCCGCCATCGAACAGCTGCGAGCGCTCGCGGGCCCTGTGTCGCCAGACACCCTGCAGCGACGAATCATCGATTACGTCGAGAAGCTGCGCACGTCAGCGCGCGAATCGGGACTGTCCGAGCGGGACGCCAACGACATCGCCTATGCCATCGTGGCCCTCGTCGACGAGGTGGCCCTGTCGAAGCCCGATCCCCTCCGGGGCTATTGGCTATCGCGCCCGCTGCAGATGTACTTCTTCAATGAGAACATCGCCGGCGAAGGCTTCTTCCGCCGGCTCGACGCACTCCGCGGTCAGCCCCAGCGCCGTGACGCCCTCCGGGCCTACTATCTCTGCCTCACGCTGGGGTTTCAGGGCCAGTACGCGATGCGCGGCGGCGACATGGAGCTCATGCGGCTCCTCGAGTCCCTGCGGGACGAAATGGAACGCGCCTTCGAGTTCCCTCAGGCCCTGTCGCCCGAAGCGCTTCCTCCGGAAGAACCGTCGACCCGGCGCCGCGACAAGCGCCTGTTCATGTGGGTGGGTCTCGGCGCCCTCCTGGTTTCGATGTCCGTCTACGTCGGTCTCCGTGTGGTGCTCGACGGGCAGGTCAAACGCACGATGACGGAGGTCGAGGCGCTCCGTTGACTCGCGCGCCCGGCATGATCCTCGGAATGATCCGATGTTGAAGTACATTTTTGGTTTCCTGTTCATCGCCCTGTCCTGGGCGGCGGTCTTCGTGTTCGAGGAGCTGCCCGCGTGGCCCGCGATCGCCGTCACGGTCACCGTGACCCTCGCCCTCGTCCTCGTGGTGCTCGTCAAGGCACTCAAGGCCCGCAAGTCTGCGGGCGCCATCGAGGCGGCTCTCGCCGACGGTGCCGACAAACACGGCTCCACCATGCGCCCCGAGATGCAAGCGCAGATCGAGGCGATGAAGCTCGAGTTCGACAAGGCGCTCCGTACGCTCAAATCGTCGCGCTCGGGCAAACACGGGAAAAACGCGCTCGGCATCCTGCCCTGGTACGTGATCATTGGCCCGCCCGGCAGCGGCAAGAGCACGGTGCTGCGCAACTCCGGCCTGCGTTTTCCTTACCTTTCTGCCAAAAAAGGCGCCATTCGCGGGGTGGGCGGTACCCGCAACTGCGACTGGTGGCTGTCGAACGACGCCATCCTGCTCGACACGGCGGGACGCTGGTCGACGGAGGACGAAGACACCGACGAGTGGCTGGCGTTCCTCGACATGCTCAAGCGCACGCGCAAGCGCCGCGCCATCAACGGCCTCATCGTGGCCGTCAGCGCCGCCGACCTGCTCACGGGCGACGAGGATGCCGTGGGCGACCTGGCTTCGCGTCTGCGCGAGCGTTGCGACGAGGTCATGGGACGCCTCGAGGTGGCCGTGCCCGTCTACCTCATCGTCACCAAATGCGACCTCGTCTCGGGCTTCGCAGAAACCTTCGGCAATCTGGGTGACAAAGAGCGCGGCCAGATCTGGGGCTTCACCCTGCCCCTCGAAGCCTCGGCAGAGGAGCGCACCGACGTCTTCATCGACAAGCTCGACGAGCTGCTCGACGTGCTCGAGTGGCACACGCTGCAGCGGCTCGGCCAGGAGCGGCGTCTCGAGACGCGGGAACAGATCCATCACTTTCCGTTCGAGTTCGAGGAGCTCTGTCCGAACCTGGTGGGCCTCGTCAAGGAGCTCTTCGCCCCGAACGCGTATCAAGAAACGCCGCTCTTGCGCGGCCTCTACTTCACGAGCGGCACCCAGGAGGGGCGGCCCGTCGATCGCATCATGAAGCGCATGGCCGAGGCCTTCGGGATCGCGCCCCGCATGACGATCGACGCCCCGGTCAAGGCCAAGGCCTACTTCCTCACCGACGTCTTCCGCAGGGTCATGTTCCCCGATCAGAACATGGCGGGGCTGTCAGCCAAGGCCGTCAAACGCCGGCGCGTCGTCAGCACGGCCATCGCGGGAACCTGCCTGCTCGCAGCCCTGGGGCTCGCCATGACCCCCATCTCCGCCTATAGCCGCAACCTGGGTCTCGCCAACGACGTCAAGCGCTTCACGGCCGGACTCGCTGAGGCCCGGGACGCCAACGGCAACATCGATCCGCGCAAGCTGGAGCCTCTCGCGGAAACCGCCGAAGAGCTGTGGAAGCTCGAGACGGAGGGCCCCGCCGCCAGCATGACCTTCGGCTTTTACTCGGGCGACGATCTCCGCGAACCTCTGGCGCGCGCCCTTCGCGATCTCACGGTGGCCCCGCTGCTTGCTGCCGACGCGGCGGCGCTCAAGACTTTCGCCACCACCCGCAAGGGCGGCGTGGACGACAGCCGCGAGCGCCTCACCCGCTACCTCATCAGCACCGCCCCGCGCGCCCCCGAAGAGCCCGCCGTGGACGACGACGGCTGGGCGGAGGCGCAGCTCGCCCGCGCACGGAAGAGCCTGGTCGAGGACTGGAAGCAGCGCTGGGCCACGGCAGGGATCGCCGTCAGCGAAAAAGCCGAAGCCACCCTGAGCCACGCCATCGACCTTTACGCCCTGCCCGCTCGGGACAACGCCGCCTTGTGGGTCGAGCGTGACGCCGAGACCGTCGAGCGCGCCCGGGCCACGCTGCGGAGCCTGGCGGAACAGGATCCCCTCGCGCTCGTCCTGTCAGACCCCAACTTGGACGCGAGCGATCTGTCACTCGGCCGGATTTTGGGCGGCGCGATCGTGCTTTTCCGTGAAGATGCCAAGCAGCCCGGAGCCTTCACGAAGGGCGGCTACGACCTGGTGCGCGCGCGGATCTCCTCCCTGGAAAAGGGTGAGCCCACCGTGGGTGGGGCCGAGGACATCTGGGTCATGGGCCCGCGCAAAACCCTCACCCCCGAGGAGGTCGACAACCTGCGCACGCGCTACTTCGCCGAATACGAAAAGGCCTGGCGCGGTCTGCTCGCGCAAGTCTATCCCCGCGGCCCGACCGACCTCTCGGATGCTGAGAGCCTGCTTCGTCGCCACCAAGACGAGCGCCCTCTCGATGTCATCTGGAAGAGCCTGGCAGCCAACCTCGAACTCAAGTCGAAGGCCGATGCCCTCGTCGAGCAGGCCGCCGCGGGCACCATGGACAAGCTCCTAAACAAGTTGGGCTCGAGGAAAGAGGCCGCCGCGGCCGCCGCCCAGCGCGAAAAGAAGATCACCGGCCCTGACGCACTCAAGGCCCGCTTCGATTCGATCTTGGCCTTCGGCATCCCCCGGACGGAGGGCGCCGAACCCGCGCTGGCCGCGTACTACAAGCAGCTGGGGGTCCTCTCCCAAGCCTTGACCGCCTACGAGGAGACGCAGGACACCAACGCCATCCGTAAGCAGGTCGCGCAGGCCAAAAAAGACGCCTCCGAGCTGGTGATGACCTTCGGCCGGGGCGGCTGGGAGCCCGTCCTCAACAAAATGCTCATGCCCCTCATCGTGGGCGTGGAGGAGCTGGTGATCGGCGCGGGCGCCGAAGCCGCCAACCGCTCCTGGTGCGATGCGGTCGTCACCCCCTATCGCGAGCTCCTGGCCGATCGTTACCCCTTCCGGCTCGAAGGCATGGACGCCGCCCTGTCGGAGGTGGAGAACTTCTTCGCCCCCAAGACCGGCACGCTCTGGGTCTACTACGACGAAAAACTCCAAAACGATGTCGAGACCGTGGGCAAGCGGTACCGCCTCAAGAGCAAGCCCACCGTGCAGTACCGCAACGAACTGCTCGGCTTCCTGACCAAAGCGGCTCACCTGTCGGAGCTGCTCTTTCCGAACGGTGCCGACAAGCTCGCGCCGGCGCTGCAAGTCCGGCTCAAGTCCGCCGCCGGCGAAGCCGGCACGTCCGCACGGGTCACCTTCAAGGTGGGCACGGGACGCCCGCTCGAATACGGCAACTGGCAGGAGCGGTGGGAGCCGCTCGTGTGGCCCGGCGCCGACGCCAAGATCGGCATCTTCGGCGAGGTGAAGGGCCTTCCCAAAGAGCTGAAGGAGAACGGGGATTGGGCGCTGTTCCGTCTGTTCGACAAAGCGCTCCGCTCGTTGGGGCGGGACTCGGACGAATACATGCGCGCGCAGTGGGCGCTCGGTAACCCCCAGATGACCGTGCGCATGGACGTCAAACCCTCTGATCTCCTCGATGCCCTGCACGGTTTCGAGATCCCGCGCACCATCGCCCCCGGCGGGAGCCCCTGCGCCCAATGAGTCTCCGCAAGCTCCTGGGCCTCGAGGGCCCTGCCAAATCCCCACTGGCGGCAACCGCCACGGGCGGCGTGCCGCGCCTTCTTCCCCAGGGCGTGGGCGTGGGGCTCTATGGCAAGCTCCCCACCCAGGCCGATTTCGTCCGGCTGAACGCAGGCACGTTCGCAACAGCCGGATTCGACCAGTGGCTCGAGGAAGGGGTGGGGGCCGTGCATGCGGCACGCGGAACACCCTCGAAGGCGCTGG
It encodes the following:
- the tssM gene encoding type VI secretion system membrane subunit TssM; this encodes MLKYIFGFLFIALSWAAVFVFEELPAWPAIAVTVTVTLALVLVVLVKALKARKSAGAIEAALADGADKHGSTMRPEMQAQIEAMKLEFDKALRTLKSSRSGKHGKNALGILPWYVIIGPPGSGKSTVLRNSGLRFPYLSAKKGAIRGVGGTRNCDWWLSNDAILLDTAGRWSTEDEDTDEWLAFLDMLKRTRKRRAINGLIVAVSAADLLTGDEDAVGDLASRLRERCDEVMGRLEVAVPVYLIVTKCDLVSGFAETFGNLGDKERGQIWGFTLPLEASAEERTDVFIDKLDELLDVLEWHTLQRLGQERRLETREQIHHFPFEFEELCPNLVGLVKELFAPNAYQETPLLRGLYFTSGTQEGRPVDRIMKRMAEAFGIAPRMTIDAPVKAKAYFLTDVFRRVMFPDQNMAGLSAKAVKRRRVVSTAIAGTCLLAALGLAMTPISAYSRNLGLANDVKRFTAGLAEARDANGNIDPRKLEPLAETAEELWKLETEGPAASMTFGFYSGDDLREPLARALRDLTVAPLLAADAAALKTFATTRKGGVDDSRERLTRYLISTAPRAPEEPAVDDDGWAEAQLARARKSLVEDWKQRWATAGIAVSEKAEATLSHAIDLYALPARDNAALWVERDAETVERARATLRSLAEQDPLALVLSDPNLDASDLSLGRILGGAIVLFREDAKQPGAFTKGGYDLVRARISSLEKGEPTVGGAEDIWVMGPRKTLTPEEVDNLRTRYFAEYEKAWRGLLAQVYPRGPTDLSDAESLLRRHQDERPLDVIWKSLAANLELKSKADALVEQAAAGTMDKLLNKLGSRKEAAAAAAQREKKITGPDALKARFDSILAFGIPRTEGAEPALAAYYKQLGVLSQALTAYEETQDTNAIRKQVAQAKKDASELVMTFGRGGWEPVLNKMLMPLIVGVEELVIGAGAEAANRSWCDAVVTPYRELLADRYPFRLEGMDAALSEVENFFAPKTGTLWVYYDEKLQNDVETVGKRYRLKSKPTVQYRNELLGFLTKAAHLSELLFPNGADKLAPALQVRLKSAAGEAGTSARVTFKVGTGRPLEYGNWQERWEPLVWPGADAKIGIFGEVKGLPKELKENGDWALFRLFDKALRSLGRDSDEYMRAQWALGNPQMTVRMDVKPSDLLDALHGFEIPRTIAPGGSPCAQ
- a CDS encoding DotU family type IV/VI secretion system protein, which produces MDRLNEITKDSFAAIEQLRALAGPVSPDTLQRRIIDYVEKLRTSARESGLSERDANDIAYAIVALVDEVALSKPDPLRGYWLSRPLQMYFFNENIAGEGFFRRLDALRGQPQRRDALRAYYLCLTLGFQGQYAMRGGDMELMRLLESLRDEMERAFEFPQALSPEALPPEEPSTRRRDKRLFMWVGLGALLVSMSVYVGLRVVLDGQVKRTMTEVEALR
- the tssK gene encoding type VI secretion system baseplate subunit TssK; the protein is MKEEVRRVAWTEGMLMCPQHLQQQDLYHQRMLSSWFGALSPYSWGAVSVRIDPGALGSGELRLLSFTGVLPDGTPLSFRQGDREAPAARPIEGHFPAGQQEPLEIFLGLPVEREGVPSFEEAADARAQFPPRTRFAMETRMVRDLASAGRPVEITFGTPNVVVLFGNEPRDDFSAIKVAEVTRDAQGALVLVDTYIPPSLRIDAAPFITTNLSQVLGVLTGKQKALSSQRRERDNSSVEFSGSDVTRYLQLNAVNGLIPLFVHMGRSPDLHPHQLYLLLIQVAGQLTTFSAGTDPAQLPAFNFTDLRSTFEELFAVIKSMLQSTVREAHVPIPLQIKHGVHFGRFDSEPAQRCRAFVVAVRADGVPEDQVAERLAGLSKIASWNQIQSVVRAATPGVPLKLTHRPPPEVPIKSGVVYFVVDTDSSHWKHVMDEKAIAIYLPPPFDATKVKVELLGIPPRKE